One genomic segment of Polyodon spathula isolate WHYD16114869_AA chromosome 17, ASM1765450v1, whole genome shotgun sequence includes these proteins:
- the c17h11orf96 gene encoding uncharacterized protein C11orf96 homolog, which yields MMAERHMEVNGCQTVIPPHLLAAVLEGFPQPLPLPKAPVRGKARLRRPRQSRFKTQPVTFAEIAEVEEEGASPLEEEKARKSFLQSLESLRCSSQNLQRDRIANSTMQGSVDSSDSDSTQ from the coding sequence ATGATGGCAGAAAGACACATGGAAGTCAACGGATGCCAGACAGTGATACCCCCACACCTCCTGGCAGCAGTGTTGGAGGGGTTCCCCCAGCCTCTACCCCTCCCCAAGGCTCCTGTGCGAGGCAAAGCCAGGCTGAGGCGCCCCCGACAGTCACGCTTCAAGACGCAGCCGGTGACATTCGCAGAGATCGCTGAGGTAGAGGAGGAAGGAGCCTCGCCGCTGGAGGAAGAGAAAGCAAGAAAGTCCTTCCTGCAGTCCTTGGAGAGTCTGCGGTGCAGCAGCCAGAACCTCCAGCGGGACCGGATAGCGAACTCCACCATGCAGGGAAGCGTGGACTCCAGCGACTCTGACTCCACACAGTGA